A single genomic interval of Bacteroidota bacterium harbors:
- a CDS encoding T9SS type A sorting domain-containing protein, producing the protein MKRSLLYLSLLILLGFSVKAQNLVVSDTNGVVYNNGDTITFNVIPSGTNYLYLDVLNSGTDSLSVKVKKKEVAIVSGSVNTFCWGTCYLPATFESPDPIWIAPDSISNGFDAQYNANNHIGVSILLYTFFDENNLADSSSVFVKFDGLHSNVPQIVPEKVQFSNASPNPANGYSNISYTLPGNGFENRIVVRDMLGNDVFNQMLVENSGTVKIDTYTFSNGVYFYTLIVNGKPYATRKLIIKH; encoded by the coding sequence ATGAAAAGGTCATTACTCTATCTCTCACTCTTGATTTTGTTGGGATTTTCTGTAAAAGCCCAGAACCTTGTTGTATCAGATACCAATGGTGTTGTTTATAACAATGGAGATACAATTACCTTTAATGTCATTCCTTCGGGAACCAATTATCTGTATCTGGATGTGCTGAATTCGGGTACTGATTCTCTTTCGGTGAAAGTTAAAAAGAAAGAGGTTGCTATTGTTTCCGGAAGTGTGAACACGTTTTGCTGGGGAACCTGTTATTTGCCGGCCACGTTTGAATCACCTGACCCGATTTGGATAGCTCCCGACTCTATTTCTAATGGATTTGATGCGCAGTACAATGCGAACAATCATATAGGTGTTTCGATACTGCTGTACACATTTTTCGATGAGAATAATCTTGCAGACTCATCCAGTGTGTTTGTAAAGTTTGATGGTCTTCACAGCAATGTTCCGCAGATTGTTCCTGAAAAGGTTCAGTTTTCAAACGCATCACCCAATCCGGCCAACGGATATTCAAATATCAGTTATACCCTTCCGGGCAATGGATTTGAGAACCGCATTGTAGTCCGCGATATGCTGGGCAACGATGTGTTTAACCAAATGCTTGTTGAAAATTCAGGAACGGTTAAAATAGATACTTATACCTTCAGTAACGGTGTTTATTTTTATACACTTATTGTGAACGGAAAACCGTATGCCACACGCAAACTTATTATAAAGCACTAA